cccccccccccccacacgtAAGCCATTGTCTCATCGCTCCCCTTTTCTGGTCCTTCGTGTCAGCCACTGGGAGAAGTcgtgggcggcggcgagagCATCGGTATGCTCAAGAGGCTGAACAGCCATGCAAAGCACAAACCTGTTCAGTGCTTGAAGAACGAGTAAGAGCGAGACACGTgctcacacagacacgcacaacGACAGCTGCCCTGAGGTGGTTAGTGGAGTAGGGAAGGATGTGGAAGGGGACCAAGGTAGCAAGGCATGCAtctaggggggggggggcacgtCGGCGAGGTCGAGGAAGAACGGGTGTGTGAGAGACGAAGTGAGATGTACACCACGAAGAGGGCTGAGCAAGATGCCGGGACGCGGGAACATCAACCTCTCTGCTACGtctccccctcacccctcccttAATTAATACACACAGAGTGAGAGGGAAGACACGCAAAGTAAGAGCAGAGCAGAGTTAGCAGCCAAACAGGCAGGCACAAATGAGAGACCAACAAAGGGGGTGAAAAGAGGAAACCGCACACAAGGGGAAAGtgagagcagagaggaggaggtagcACCgtacacacctacacacacaaacgcacgcacagatgcCTGCACCAAGATGcgtccctctcttctgcagGCCCAACTCCTCCATCCGTCGTCCCAGGAGGGTTCCCCTCGCTTGACAGGCAGCCGTGTCTGTAGATATTTCTCCGTGTCTTTATGCTTCAGCTTTTAACCGGATCTGCCATTCAAGGTAGTGCTGTGCTGCGATTGTGGGCCCAaacgcgcggcggcgctcggcATGTGACGCAACGAGGAAGGCGCTCATGCCTAGCAGCActtgctttcctttttgttgCTCCCCTGGCGGTCGAGGTGGACGCTCTGCGCGCGAGCAGCCGCGTTGTCGCCAGCCCCCGGTGCCTTGCCGTTACGCTCCTTCATATCCTCGAAGATGAAGCTGGTGATCTGCTGGAAGGCCGTCTGAAcattctctttctccttcgcgCTTGTCTCGATGAATGCCATGTTGTGCTGCTGAGCCCAGGCTAGCGCCTCCTCACACGTCACCTGGCGGCTGGAGCGCGCCTCGTCGCTTTTGCACCCCACCAGCAGACACGGGATACCGGGCAGGGCCTGTTGCCGCACGCGGTCCATCCACTGCTCCAGATGTACAAAAGACGGGCGGTGGGTAAGGTCGAAGCACAGCAGAACGCCATTAGCACCGCGGTAGAACGCCGTGGCGACGGACTGGAAGCGCTCCTGGCCGGCCGTGTCCCAAATCTGAAGGCGGACACGCTTGTCCATGTAGCTCATTTGGTGCATGCGGAAGTCGATGGCGATGGTGGACGCGTAGTCCTTGTAGAAGACATCCTCGGAGAGACGCACAGTCAAGGAGGACTTGCCTACACCACTGTCACCAATGACGATGATCTTGAAGATGTAGTCGCAGTCACCGCCCGGGGTATTGGGGTTGCTCATCATCGGGatggaaagggagaaggatgAAGTTGGTGGACCAAGGGGTGTGTACGTGCTTTGTCAGTATATACGTGTGCCTAGGCGACGCGCGCTGGTGCTCGGCAGAGGAGAACAGTACTCTACTAGgggcgcagaggagaggagggaacgCAGATGAGCAGGAAAAAGGAGATGCACTGGCGTGTAGGGTGCCGGTGATTTCGTCTGTTTGTGTGGCTTCCTGGCTTGATGGCGTTGAATCAATTGGTGTCTAAGAGGGAAAGGGCTGTGTATGACAGCAAGAGGGGGTGAGAGAAAACAGGAAAGCAAGCAAGgaagacacacagagggCGCGCGTGGAGGCAGGGTGGTGATACGTTGCAGATACGCGAGTGTAGAGAGGGGGCTGTACAGAGGCAAGGGAAGCGAGGGTgtagaaggaaaggagaggactTACACTCGTGGTGCAcgtgtgtatatatatatacacacacacaagggcGTGGAATGACGGATGGCGagtgcgggtgggtggggggggggggagaaggaagtgGAGCCCGAAAtaaggaaggagagagtagGGTGTTGTTTACACGGAAATGCCATGGTAATAGTGAACAGTTCAAACgatgtatgtgcgtgcgtgtgtgtgtggggggggggggggggaagaggggacTGTCCACCAGTTGCGAGAAAGAACTTGACGCGTCTCCCTTGAGTGTGCGTGTTCACGGCTCCATACAAGCTTCACATGAAGTAACGTGCGCTGTGGGCTTCCCTTTgcagccctccgcccctcttccctcttcaccagcgcaacagcagcagtccagtagggagagagcgaggcatGTTTGTTGCTTTGCAGTTTCTTCATTGGGTGTCGAGACAGAAGCACAGGAAAAGAGGTGCGAGAGTCCACGGAAAACatgctccccctcccaccgcATGCAACGCGTCCACGCGTATACGACCACACGATCATACGCACAGTAGCGAGGGAAAtggagggagacagagacgAGTAAAGAGAAAGACGGCGAGAAGGGTAAAGAAGGAGACGCGCGCGTAGACAAGGCGCCATACACTGACGCATAGacggcaggagagagagagagagcagcagcagcagccacctcCTACACTCAGAGAAGtagaaagggaaggggacaaaacagaggagagagagacaagaggCCCGAGCGAGGCAACACCACGCAGAGACATTGATAGCGATGGGGGAAGTACAGGGTTGAGGCCAAACAAGACACCATACACAGACACAGATGGAGATGGCGGCGACAAGTGCGCATGTATAACTcaccgccgcaccggtgAAGAGTCGCGGCATAACGAGGGAtgggatgggggaggaggactgTTGCTGTCAGCGGTGAAAACCATCGTTCAGTCatatcagcagcgatgcacaACTAAAGCGGCAGTAAAAGAAAAGGCCGATACATTCAATCACTCTTGCGCTTGTGCGAATCAGCAGAGCACTGATGGAAACACCCAGTAGCTGCAGCTGGAGTCCTTGCCGATGGAGAAGGCGACATCAGCCACGGTAGTAGTAACACCAGACATCGTTCGAAAGTCTGGTCGGCTGACGTAGCGTGTGATGTAGGCTAGTTAGACTCCTTTTTTGCTTAGCCAAGTCCCACTCGCTTCTCGCTTGTGTTttccctccgccgcctcctcaccCCTCGCACATCACCAGACCTCGTCTGCCTCgatcttttcccttttcctgtCCGTTGTTcctcacagacacacacacgcacacacgcacacatgctctgctctctctctctcttcagtTGGCGCAGCACTGGCGATTGTTtggcttcttctcttccactaGTAGGCGGCCGCCGGGGCCGAGGGTGCGGCCCGTCTGTTTGGGGCCGGGATTCGCTGTGGAGGCGATGGAAGTGGCGAGCTGCTGAAACGCCTGCGAGACATTCGTGTTCTCCTTTGCACTCGTCTCAAGGTAACAGAGACAGCCGTAATTCCGCGCCCACGCGTCTGCCTCACTCTTGGCTATTTGGCGATGGCTGCCCAAGACGATTCCTTCGCCATGCTCGTCGAGGTGGCTCTCTACGAGATCCAGTTTGCACCCGACCAGGAtgagcggcggcaccacagGCGAGTACCGCTCTAGCCGCTCGTACCACTGATCGAGATCCTCGAAGGATTGCCGGTTCGTAAGGTCGAAGCACAGTAACGCGCCCTGGCAGTTTCGGTAGAAGGCAGTCGTGAGCGTGACGAAGTCGTCCTGCCCGCTCGTGTCCCAGACTTGCAGCCGCACGCAGCGCGGATTCTTTTCGAGGGTGCTGCAGCTACTGTACTTGAAGTCCATCCCCAAAGTGGGGACGAGGTCAGGGTAGAAGGCATCATCGCAGAACCGAGATGTGATGTTGCTCTTCCCTACACTAACGCTCCCAATCACAATGATTTTGTACGCCAAGTCTTCCTCCATCGTCGTTTGCGTGTCGCCGCTCGGCCTCGCTTGTGTCTATGCTGCTGCTTGCAGCTGAGTGActggggggtggtggggatGGTTTCAGCGGTAATGATGCTCGTTCCTCAAGCTTGGCGTGGGAAAAGGGCGAAGAGAGCGGTTAAGGCAGGGAACGGAGAGGGGTGATGTACAATAGTGCGTGCCTCCGGTGtacagagcagcagcaagcaaCAGCGGTTATGGCTAAGGCAGTGACACTAGGGGGCACTTAaaagcaggaggaggaggagggagttCGTAGGCGGAAAATTcatggagaaggagctgcaggggTGTGGTGGAGTGCGTGAAAGCGTCGAAGCATACACAACACAACAGAggtaggggagggagcgcaagagagacagaggcCTACCAAGGGCGAAAAGAAGATGCGCTCGGTCGGATTCCTACACCCATTCAACAATAACAAGGGAGAACAAATTGTCGCAGCAACTAAAGAAAGATAAGAccgggtgggtgggtgggtgggtcaGCAGTAGAgcggggggtgggaggggggaggcctCTAGGAGAATCTGTGACGTACAGTTAATGTTggagcgcacacacacctacacatGCACATACTCCTCTTGTGATAATACGTGACAGCAACAGTGAACCACAGGCACTCGATTTTGTGCTCTGTGTCGTGGCTTTTCCCTTGGTGACTTTACGTTGTTTGCGATACGGGCGTGTGCGCATAGGTTagagggagtggggtgaGGAGTGTATGGTTAAAGATTCATAgaagagcacagagagaccTACACTGACGAAGGTATCACCATGTGAGTACGCGTGACACTGCCTGTGTGTACGTGTAGGTGTATACGTGCGTAAAATACACGTTGGCGccagaggcagcggcggcggtgacgtaCGCGCTTTCCCTGCGGACGCGCGTACACAAATGTGTAGGAGAGTTCTTTTCCCTAGCGTGTTCATTCGCTGCTATACAGCATGAGCTCAGGCCCCCTACTCTACACGgcctgccacacacacatcgcgGGGTGCGTTCCAGTCGCGCTGgcactctgccccccccacacgcaggcgcaacACGGGTTCGCGGTCGCAGGtccctccggcgcagcgccacccacaacctgaccgccggcatcagtggCGGTACGCCGCTCGAACCTAGACACGTCGTAGGTGTCTcgccctgtcaccaccaggaGTGGCCccgcactggcagggagaggggggctgcctggcttccccacacagagtgggtaCTAGATCCTGATGCCACGTTGGGATATCACGGGTCATCAGGGGATGTGAAGGACAGAACGAAATCTGGAGGGGGAGATGGTTTAAGGTAGCGCGCGACAGGGGATGCCTTGAGGAGGCAGGTgccccgcctcccctctcccttccgcTTTGTCAAGTCGGCGAGGGACGTGGGATGGCAGACGATGAGGAACCTGGCACTATGATGGAGCCACGGCATGTAGATAGAGGGGAGCAGATGAGCCTTGATGCGTAAACACCATTGCGCAGTTGCGGTGGTGTTTGGTTGCttagcagcagctgcacttGACTGGAGCGTCAGCGAACATACTTCTGCAAACATCTGTGTACCCACACATGTGCCACAGGGGCGGAGGCACCGACGAGACATTGCCTTCATTGCTAggcgcagaggaagagaaacacagtCAGCAGCAAAGTGCATCAAACTGAGAAGTAAGGGAGGACGCGATGCACCCTACCGGTACCAGGATGGGTGCGCCTCTTTCAGTTGCTGGCCGAGacagcgcacacgcggcGCCTCGTATGGCGGCGACTTCGCAAGTGTAAGTATATGAAGACTGATCCCGGCAAGCACGCTGAGTTCCAGCACAACGAGTACGACAATGCGCACCGACACGAGCTTGTCAACGGGATATGTGTTGGATGGCAACTGACGTTCTCGGTAGGGTGTCGAATCCAGtgcagtggtggtgttggCGGCAGAGCCATGCGGAGCTGTCAGGATGCCGCTGTAGACAATGAAGGGCAGCGCAACGTGGCCAAGAATGATGACCAGGGCAGACTCTGGGGCTAAGTAGTAGCCGACGAGCGCGAGAAGTATGGCCACGCTAACGGTGACGAGCACCGTGAAGGTGCCTGCGCCGACACCCAGTGTCATCCTTTTCGAGCTGACGGGGCGTGGAATCCCCCGGAAGGTGCAGGTCTATCTATCTCGTGTATGCTTGCCTTCCAgcgtagaggaggaggtctCCCTACGAAGGTGGCGTGAATGATTGAGGGTCGAGGTGGGCTGCTTAATGATGCCAccgtacacgcacacgcgcccacACCTACCGTGGCACACGAGCACCATAGCAACACTCGTGCAAAGAGGAGTGTTGCTATGGTGCTCGTGTGCACCGGCTGGATGGCGAGGAGCTccagcacagagagaaaaggtgCAAGAGAACGGTAAGACGGCCTATGAGAGAGCGACTCCTGAGATACTCAAGGGAGGGGCAACGGAGGACTGGGAGGAGGGCGTTATGGAGCCAACATCCTCTGGTAGCCACGCAACAAGGTCAAGGCACACACCCAATATAAGACAAGGGCAccctgagagagagaacgggtAGAAGGAGTGAGACAGATGAAGTGATTGTGAGGgtggaagagcagcagcggcggcagcggcagcggcagcacttTTAGAGTCCGccgaccaccgccgctaACGCAAAGATCCCATGGCTGACGAAGCTCCAGGATTAGCGACGGTCGAGCTCCACATCAATGGGGAGAGAAAcacgaaagggggagggaggggggggggaccgaggacaaagaaaagagagcagagaCTTCCCATGCGCACAGCAACacgcgcaccagcgcagaCGGAACGGTTGCAGGCTGCATGGCACCTCTGCCATCTACTTCGGCTTTTCTACCTTTCCCTCTGTGTTGCTCTCCGCAGTGTgggatgcgtgtgtgttgcagACAAAGagtcagcagcgacacccTCAAATGTTCGACAGGTTAACCTCGGTGTGGTTCTGTGGGAAATTTGTCTCGTTTTCTTTCAGGCAAAGCAACAATGCGCCAAGCCCACCAATCAAGTTTCCTGCACAGCTGCAtgtctgtttctctctgtcgGTGGAGCCTTCCATGAAGAAGGAAGTGCCGCGTGGATGACGACTACACCCGCAGAGATGCTTCACAGGCATGAGGGGTGTGTGGTGAGTGGCAGAGTGAAGAGGGACAGGGAAGACGCTTTCACAAAATGCGAGATTAGGGACAGCGCCCAGTAGCTCCGGTGACGGTAGGCGCCCACCGTAGGCATAcctccctcccacacacacacacgtacagaGATGCACCACGCAAGCGTGAATCTTTTCTTCCAACGGGCCCATTCCACCACGGACAAGTGACGAagcatacgcacacacagcctCAGCCCACCTATAACTCTGTTGCACCACGACTAACACCCCTGGTTGTCTAGAACGAACCGTCCTACCGTCGAATGGGGCCATGGGCCTGGCGGGGTTTTCGtgtccttccttctcccttcttcacaCGCGTGCTGCGTTATCGGCGCCAGACGGACCTGGCTGGACGGCATAGCTTGCTCTATGCGGGTCAcgtccagggtcctgctcgagggcggaggaggtggcatCTGTCATGCGGGTAATAGGGGATGTCGGCTTGGGGTCTGAAATCGGTGGCCAAGTCTGTAATTCATCCAGTTGGCGCTGGGTCCTCTGGCGCTCTCGATTCAGTAAGAGTGTCCACCTTATCCTTCGGCTCCCGTTCCCAGTGACCAAAGACATACTGAAATGAGAGGTGCATGCGACGGGCTAGTCGCGCCAGCATTTCTGCCCAGATACGTCGCTGCATGCCGCTTTCCACCACCGTTGTAGGACCCGTGTTGAGCGTCACGAGGAGGGCGAATGGAACATGAcgacgaaaaggaaagaaagacaaACAAGACCGTGTGTCACCTCAGCTGGCAAACGGAGACCGGCATTCGCCGAACAAGGGACATTCATACTATACATAGGCTGCTAGAGCCGCATCTCGCCAtgacacagacgcacatgcacacattGCCGAAGAAACAAAGGGGTTTGGTACATTGTCTAAAAATGGAGGtaaaaagagaaggcgaagcGCACAGGGTCAGTACACAGTGGCCAAAATTACCACTGCCAGCATCAGCTCAAGTCTCTGCAGATGTAGCGACTACAAGCACCGATCCCAGTACTTGAAGTAGTCCTCGTCTACAGCGTTCTTGTAGAGTTCGTCTAACTCAGCCttgcgctgtgctgctgcctggGACTGCATCTTGTGGGTCTCCGCCAGCTTCTCGCGCTCGGCCCGGCGTTCGCGCTCACGCTGGCGGTCGAGGGCGTTTGCCATTCGCAGCTGCATGTGTTCCTGCTGTGACCACTGctttttctcctccacctctagcagacgacggcggcggagctcACGGAGCTGCTCGTCTTGGCCGGATCGAAGGAGGGCCTTCTGCTTCGCTGTCATACCTTTGTAGCGCTCCGCCTTGACGGTGGCGCCACGCTCGCCAACTACGGTTTCGCGCTCGTTGAGGAAGTCACTGTCCATCTGGTACGCGATTTCTTCCAGTCCAAGGCGTGTGTCCTCCTCCCTGGCACGCAAAGCCTCgcgtcggtgctgctcgGCGAGCGCACGATTGAAGTCAGCGCCATTCTTCTCCATGAgcctgcgctgctctgccaccTTTTTCTCAACCTCGTACAGGCGGTAGTTCACCTCCTCGTTTCGGTCGTCGAAAGCTCGGtc
This genomic window from Leishmania braziliensis MHOM/BR/75/M2904 complete genome, chromosome 10 contains:
- a CDS encoding putative small GTP-binding protein Rab7, with product MEEDLAYKIIVIGSVSVGKSNITSRFCDDAFYPDLVPTLGMDFKYSSCSTLEKNPRCVRLQVWDTSGQDDFVTLTTAFYRNCQGALLCFDLTNRQSFEDLDQWYERLERYSPVVPPLILVGCKLDLVESHLDEHGEGIVLGSHRQIAKSEADAWARNYGCLCYLETSAKENTNVSQAFQQLATSIASTANPGPKQTGRTLGPGGRLLVEEKKPNNRQCCAN
- a CDS encoding flagellar protofilament ribbon protein-like protein, which encodes MNTKTKKQLFMLQRAERLKDPKVRKMGIDREALDAQVREKEALRQLEKERNDYYDRQALLMDRHACALQQEVNAIRAAREKELQDYRQTFQKKEMGREWDLNDPETRRKELPARVGDNDPRNGPSSMQKFEGEDLDYAARRAAQQLQQRQWAQQQVNEKLAKKWMEQERDRAFDDRNEEVNYRLYEVEKKVAEQRRLMEKNGADFNRALAEQHRREALRAREEDTRLGLEEIAYQMDSDFLNERETVVGERGATVKAERYKGMTAKQKALLRSGQDEQLRELRRRRLLEVEEKKQWSQQEHMQLRMANALDRQRERERRAEREKLAETHKMQSQAAAQRKAELDELYKNAVDEDYFKYWDRCL
- a CDS encoding putative rab1 small GTP-binding protein, with translation MMSNPNTPGGDCDYIFKIIVIGDSGVGKSSLTVRLSEDVFYKDYASTIAIDFRMHQMSYMDKRVRLQIWDTAGQERFQSVATAFYRGANGVLLCFDLTHRPSFVHLEQWMDRVRQQALPGIPCLLVGCKSDEARSSRQVTCEEALAWAQQHNMAFIETSAKEKENVQTAFQQITSFIFEDMKERNGKAPGAGDNAAARAQSVHLDRQGSNKKESKCC